The following coding sequences lie in one Candidatus Hydrogenedentota bacterium genomic window:
- a CDS encoding alcohol dehydrogenase catalytic domain-containing protein produces the protein MKALQILEPGRSAIVDIPAPKPEPNEALVQIEAVTTCPHWDMHILGGQPMFAGGALDYPYTVGQPGHEAVGRVVATGSKVTTVSEGQRVCVWRDRGHDVQGCYAEYVAADEAVLIPAPEGLPSEALAPLELAMCVSVHILFAEKLAALRGKRVGVFGLGPAGLVCVQLARAGGAADVLAFDPLPQRRALASGFGAACALDPTDPKAMAQVPPRNANGALDACFDCAGTVGAVRAAMAITRELVVLFAVQREPYTFLPEYWGGLVLAGAQPHTREGAERAMTHIRNGELDLRTLVTHTLPLSEYSRAVALLKNQEALKIALVPGDVVQ, from the coding sequence GTGAAAGCCCTGCAGATTCTCGAGCCCGGGCGCTCCGCCATCGTGGATATTCCAGCCCCGAAACCGGAGCCGAACGAAGCCCTGGTGCAGATCGAGGCGGTGACAACTTGCCCCCACTGGGACATGCACATCCTGGGCGGTCAGCCCATGTTCGCGGGAGGCGCCCTCGATTATCCCTACACCGTCGGCCAGCCCGGTCATGAGGCCGTCGGCCGCGTAGTGGCCACGGGCTCGAAGGTGACCACGGTATCCGAGGGCCAGCGGGTCTGCGTGTGGCGCGACCGCGGTCACGACGTCCAAGGCTGTTATGCGGAATACGTGGCCGCGGACGAAGCCGTGCTGATTCCCGCGCCTGAGGGCCTGCCCTCCGAGGCGCTCGCCCCCCTCGAACTCGCCATGTGCGTTTCAGTGCATATCCTGTTCGCCGAAAAGCTCGCCGCGTTGCGGGGCAAGCGCGTAGGGGTGTTTGGGCTGGGTCCCGCGGGGCTGGTGTGCGTCCAGCTCGCACGTGCTGGCGGGGCCGCCGACGTGCTCGCTTTCGACCCGCTGCCGCAACGGCGCGCCCTGGCCAGCGGGTTCGGAGCCGCTTGTGCGCTCGACCCGACAGACCCCAAGGCGATGGCCCAGGTCCCTCCGCGCAACGCGAACGGCGCGCTTGATGCCTGCTTCGACTGCGCGGGTACTGTTGGGGCCGTTCGGGCCGCCATGGCCATCACGCGCGAGCTGGTCGTGCTGTTTGCGGTACAGCGCGAGCCCTATACGTTCTTGCCCGAGTATTGGGGCGGCCTGGTGTTGGCGGGCGCGCAACCCCATACGCGGGAGGGCGCCGAACGCGCCATGACCCATATTCGGAACGGCGAGCTGGATCTACGTACACTGGTCACCCACACGCTGCCGCTCAGCGAGTACAGCCGCGCCGTCGCGCTGTTGAAGAATCAGGAAGCCCTCAAAATAGCCCTGGTACCCGGAGACGTTGTCCAATGA
- a CDS encoding helicase-associated domain-containing protein gives MRHRVSLVVDMEGMSRPAFDIARELSQNSRSGLTTRFLAKKLDLPLEEIEYLVDVHDRVFFTDLTKVKLVTEAPEAIKRVIAALENHGDAPALFQSIRAMDAHGFRRLEEQIGIEKPGGKKSAGEQLIERHYRHPDSIVEYVATRGFSPVARALFDIVWQSETGIMPVAQLRMIHGGSEYDIEQGLWELFRGFALFELFRFDAEDRLLRVVSLLQELRQWRVEAETRRTTIGRLKPVKGTVESVDARGVSLSDCVSCLVAAIAAKSARLRSDGDLFREDRRRLSEIVSEEGEPSLDICIWAAQGVGWLARVDNELRANDVEKLVATERIERHLRLCDWLLTRSNEGVSRRAMVPLLDELTVGAWYSVMGFIDYALQRNEDNDEPVLRSAGGHWHYVAPSASMASRRGLARSLEEVMPWLGLVDRAECEGESVFRVTELGAAVLRGAEAECVKRLFPSRKSELVVQPNFDIVVDMNAADPLITVPLDQFCERVSASQVAVYHLTKETFTRAVQQGRSSGAFIEFLLAHNKGATLPRNVLTTLEGWRGGMKRVRLRTVQILEAEDPLVMADVRHRKRVAKHVDTIEADRMVILKKTRKSELKKLLEREGFVVE, from the coding sequence ATGAGGCATCGGGTCAGTCTTGTGGTAGACATGGAAGGCATGAGCCGTCCCGCGTTCGATATTGCCCGGGAACTATCGCAGAACAGCCGATCCGGTCTTACCACCCGGTTCCTGGCCAAAAAACTGGACCTTCCGCTGGAGGAGATCGAGTACCTGGTGGATGTCCACGACAGGGTTTTCTTCACGGACCTCACGAAGGTGAAGCTGGTTACCGAAGCCCCGGAAGCCATCAAACGGGTGATCGCTGCGCTCGAGAATCATGGCGATGCGCCGGCGCTGTTTCAGAGCATCAGAGCCATGGATGCCCACGGGTTCCGGCGTCTCGAGGAACAAATCGGCATCGAGAAGCCCGGGGGGAAGAAGAGCGCGGGAGAACAATTGATCGAGCGTCATTACCGCCATCCCGATTCCATCGTGGAATATGTGGCCACCCGCGGTTTCTCGCCCGTTGCGCGCGCGTTGTTCGACATCGTCTGGCAGTCGGAAACCGGCATTATGCCCGTTGCGCAGCTTCGGATGATTCATGGCGGCTCGGAGTATGACATCGAACAAGGTCTCTGGGAGTTGTTTCGTGGATTTGCGCTATTCGAACTGTTCCGATTCGACGCCGAGGACCGCCTGCTCCGCGTCGTCAGTCTGTTGCAGGAGTTGCGCCAATGGCGCGTTGAGGCCGAGACGCGCCGCACCACCATTGGACGGTTAAAGCCGGTCAAGGGCACGGTCGAGTCCGTGGATGCCCGCGGGGTATCGCTCAGCGACTGTGTTTCGTGCCTTGTCGCCGCCATAGCCGCGAAATCCGCCCGTTTGCGGAGCGATGGCGATCTTTTCCGGGAGGATCGCCGCAGGCTTTCCGAAATCGTGTCTGAAGAGGGCGAACCGTCTCTGGATATCTGCATTTGGGCCGCGCAGGGGGTCGGATGGCTTGCGCGCGTCGATAATGAACTGCGCGCAAACGACGTGGAAAAACTGGTGGCCACGGAACGCATTGAGCGTCATCTGCGCCTTTGCGACTGGCTGCTTACGCGCAGCAACGAAGGCGTTTCCCGCCGGGCCATGGTGCCGTTGCTCGACGAACTCACCGTGGGGGCGTGGTATTCGGTGATGGGTTTTATCGACTATGCGTTGCAGCGGAACGAAGACAACGACGAGCCGGTGCTTCGTTCCGCGGGGGGGCATTGGCATTATGTGGCGCCGAGCGCCTCGATGGCCTCGCGGCGGGGATTGGCGCGTTCACTCGAAGAGGTCATGCCTTGGCTCGGGCTTGTGGACAGGGCGGAGTGTGAAGGCGAAAGCGTGTTTCGGGTAACCGAGCTCGGGGCCGCAGTTCTGCGCGGGGCCGAGGCAGAGTGCGTCAAGCGTCTCTTCCCCTCTCGCAAGTCAGAACTTGTGGTTCAGCCGAATTTCGACATTGTGGTCGACATGAACGCGGCCGATCCCTTGATCACGGTGCCTCTTGACCAGTTCTGCGAGCGCGTGAGTGCCAGCCAGGTTGCGGTCTACCACCTGACTAAAGAGACCTTCACCCGCGCTGTTCAGCAGGGGCGGAGCAGCGGCGCATTCATCGAATTTCTCCTGGCGCACAACAAAGGGGCAACCTTGCCCCGAAACGTGCTGACCACCCTTGAAGGCTGGCGCGGAGGCATGAAACGCGTGCGGCTGCGCACCGTTCAGATCCTCGAGGCTGAAGATCCGCTGGTGATGGCCGATGTGCGCCACAGAAAACGGGTCGCGAAACACGTGGACACTATCGAGGCCGACCGCATGGTGATCTTGAAGAAGACCCGAAAGAGCGAATTGAAGAAGTTGCTCGAAAGAGAAGGGTTCGTAGTCGAATAG
- a CDS encoding zinc-binding dehydrogenase, which produces MKGHAVVFTDRLKVEYMPVTIPEPGPNDVVVDTRFSWISNGTEGSFLRGERINGETPYREGDPWPFPIAAGYQSTGIVTAAGANVAGLEPGEWVFSALGHIEGMYEPAGGHISPKVCHKSQIWKLPQGLSPVAASGLVLTQVGYNCGTRPPVRVGDKALVIGDGMVGHWSAQTLEWRGAEVMLAGKHDERLAMFSETHGGKRLNIAKNDLKTQVNTWAPEGIQVLVDTVGSIDTVLACRPLCCHNGHIVSAGFYGTESLLDVQQVRFGELTLHTPSGWQQQRMDDTLALIAAGHLQTLPLITHHFPAARAADAWELIVKRTKPVLGVILDWE; this is translated from the coding sequence GTGAAGGGTCATGCAGTTGTCTTCACAGACCGGCTCAAGGTTGAATACATGCCGGTCACTATTCCCGAGCCCGGCCCCAACGACGTAGTCGTCGATACGCGGTTCTCGTGGATCAGTAACGGCACCGAAGGGTCGTTCTTGCGCGGAGAACGCATCAACGGCGAGACGCCCTACCGCGAAGGCGATCCGTGGCCGTTTCCCATTGCGGCCGGCTACCAGAGCACGGGTATCGTGACCGCCGCCGGGGCGAACGTGGCCGGCCTTGAACCCGGAGAATGGGTGTTCAGCGCGCTCGGCCATATCGAGGGGATGTACGAACCCGCCGGAGGTCATATCTCGCCCAAGGTCTGCCACAAATCCCAGATCTGGAAACTGCCCCAAGGCCTGTCGCCGGTCGCGGCCAGCGGACTGGTCCTGACGCAAGTAGGCTACAATTGCGGCACGCGCCCCCCAGTGCGCGTGGGCGACAAGGCGCTAGTCATCGGCGACGGCATGGTCGGCCACTGGTCTGCCCAGACTCTCGAATGGCGGGGCGCCGAGGTGATGCTCGCCGGAAAACACGACGAACGGCTCGCCATGTTTTCGGAAACGCACGGCGGAAAGCGCCTCAATATCGCGAAAAATGATTTGAAAACGCAGGTCAACACATGGGCGCCCGAGGGCATTCAGGTCCTCGTGGATACGGTCGGTTCAATCGACACCGTCCTGGCCTGCCGCCCTCTCTGCTGTCACAATGGGCACATTGTCTCAGCGGGATTCTACGGGACCGAATCGTTGCTGGACGTGCAGCAGGTGCGGTTTGGCGAGCTTACGCTTCACACGCCGTCGGGCTGGCAGCAGCAACGCATGGACGACACCCTCGCGCTCATTGCCGCGGGGCATCTGCAAACCCTGCCGCTCATCACCCATCACTTCCCGGCGGCACGGGCCGCGGACGCATGGGAGCTGATTGTGAAGCGCACGAAGCCTGTACTGGGCGTCATTCTGGACTGGGAATAA
- a CDS encoding DinB family protein — protein MGNDSETSLGDVLRREAVYQLADVYLPRMKKCLSTLSEEEIWHRPNENTVSVGNLTLHLCGNVRQWVVSGLGNEPDIRKRSEEFSEQGPIPAEALLERLEQTIADARRVIEGLSEAELVRPRKVQDFEVNGVGVLLHVVEHFSYHLGQITYFVKTRKNIDTGYYAGVDLEPPKY, from the coding sequence ATGGGAAACGATTCAGAAACATCGCTCGGAGATGTCCTGCGGCGGGAAGCGGTGTATCAACTCGCCGACGTGTACCTGCCGCGGATGAAGAAATGCCTGTCTACCCTTTCCGAAGAGGAGATCTGGCACCGGCCCAACGAGAACACGGTGAGCGTGGGTAACTTGACACTCCACCTTTGCGGCAATGTGCGCCAATGGGTTGTTTCCGGGCTGGGCAACGAGCCGGATATTCGCAAACGCTCGGAGGAGTTTTCCGAACAGGGGCCCATTCCCGCGGAAGCCCTTTTGGAACGGCTGGAGCAAACGATAGCGGACGCGCGGAGGGTCATCGAGGGGCTGTCAGAGGCCGAACTTGTGCGGCCTCGGAAAGTGCAGGATTTCGAGGTGAATGGGGTCGGCGTATTGCTTCACGTGGTGGAGCATTTCTCGTACCATCTAGGCCAGATCACCTATTTCGTGAAGACCCGGAAGAACATCGATACGGGGTACTATGCCGGCGTGGACCTGGAACCGCCGAAGTACTGA